A genome region from Arachidicoccus soli includes the following:
- a CDS encoding DUF6298 domain-containing protein, whose amino-acid sequence MTKRQNTIQINYITLTKFCKIFLFSCIILGGIHSAVFGQKKKKKKEIPPPIFVAKGGNLIYTPDSLGNRIVDFSYCGYMASEQPIPNVSVKVTVPLKSGDATLRIQSALDYVANLPVDRNGFRGAVLLEKGTYHISGTLKMNASGVVLRGSGMGKEGTILFADGTDRATLIIVSGKGDRKVGMPTTITSSYVPVNATKIPVANMVDFKIGDNVMIHRPCTDKWIDVMRTKSFGGGLSALGWKSDQLDIYWDRKIVAKDGDSLVLDAPLTIALDKKYGGGTIAKYTWPGRISQVGIENLSCVSAYDHSNPKDEAHRWMAITMNNIEDGWVRRIQFEHFAGSAVDLLSTTKRITVEDCKSLDPISEIGGQRRYTFWTSGQQTLFQRLYSEHGYHDFAVGYCAPGPNAFVQCQSHESLSYSGAISALTSGVLFDVIRLDGQALSYKNLGQDEQGAGWNTLNSVFWNTFAGRVDCYKPPTAENYAFGTWAQFQGDGYWSESNNWITPRSFFYAQLQQRLHKDIDKQAILLPIESEASSSPTAAEAAKLTAESYKPAITISDWINHITATYPISLNNNNAKTIDAIGIEKQVVVAKAPPMVLLNGWLTRGGKILTGKRDYAPWWNGSLKPDWIKNAVPAITRFVPGRIGTGFTDDLDSVTYRMKKNNIEVMEQNYALWYDRRRDDHERIRRIDGDVWAPFYELPFARTGIGTAWDGLSKYDLTKYNKWYWSRLKQFADLADEKGLVLIHHNYFQHNIIEAGAHYVDFPWRPVNNINNTGFPEPIHFAGDKRLFMADQFYNVNNPIRRRLHQAFIDQCLNNFKDNSGVIQFICEEYTGPLSFVQFWLNTILEWEKKTGHNETIGLSTTKDVQDGILADSKLAKAISVIDIRYWYYQANGTTYAPLGGKSLAPRQWARQLKPKATSFEQVYRAVREYKDKYPSKAVMYSAEGYDNYGWASFIAGGSLAPLPKALPVEFLTDAAQMHPIDISDKATNQWALGGKNGVIVYSEGNESISVNLKNAKGTYSLKWINPETGMQIGNTKDLQNVSAVNVKCDANTSGPIVMWLCKSK is encoded by the coding sequence ATGACCAAGCGACAAAATACTATACAAATCAATTATATTACACTAACCAAATTTTGTAAAATATTTTTGTTTAGTTGTATCATATTAGGTGGTATTCATTCAGCAGTATTTGGACAAAAGAAGAAAAAAAAGAAGGAGATTCCGCCCCCGATATTTGTTGCAAAAGGGGGTAACTTAATTTACACACCCGATTCTTTGGGTAATAGAATTGTTGATTTTTCTTATTGCGGATATATGGCTTCTGAACAGCCCATACCGAATGTTTCAGTAAAAGTTACCGTTCCCTTGAAATCTGGAGATGCAACTTTGCGCATTCAATCTGCTTTAGATTACGTTGCAAATCTGCCCGTTGATAGAAATGGGTTTAGGGGTGCTGTTCTTTTAGAGAAAGGGACTTATCATATTTCCGGTACTTTGAAAATGAATGCTTCTGGTGTTGTTTTAAGAGGTAGTGGGATGGGCAAAGAAGGGACAATTCTTTTTGCAGATGGTACGGACAGGGCTACATTAATTATTGTTTCCGGTAAGGGAGATAGAAAGGTAGGAATGCCAACAACGATAACCAGTTCTTATGTTCCTGTAAATGCCACAAAAATTCCGGTTGCGAATATGGTTGATTTTAAAATTGGCGATAATGTCATGATTCATCGTCCATGCACCGACAAATGGATTGATGTAATGCGTACAAAATCTTTTGGTGGTGGTCTTTCAGCTCTTGGTTGGAAGTCTGATCAATTGGATATTTATTGGGATCGGAAGATTGTCGCCAAGGATGGAGACTCTCTTGTTTTAGATGCACCCCTTACGATCGCTTTAGATAAAAAGTATGGGGGTGGTACCATTGCAAAATATACCTGGCCGGGAAGGATAAGTCAAGTGGGTATCGAGAATCTAAGCTGTGTCTCAGCCTATGATCACTCAAATCCAAAAGATGAGGCACATCGGTGGATGGCAATTACCATGAACAATATTGAGGATGGTTGGGTAAGAAGAATTCAATTTGAACACTTTGCAGGTTCTGCCGTTGACTTATTATCAACAACAAAAAGAATCACAGTTGAAGATTGTAAATCCTTAGATCCGATTTCTGAAATAGGTGGGCAAAGAAGATATACTTTTTGGACCTCAGGACAGCAAACTTTGTTTCAACGATTGTATAGTGAACACGGCTATCACGATTTTGCGGTTGGCTATTGTGCACCTGGCCCCAACGCTTTTGTGCAATGCCAATCTCATGAATCTTTAAGTTATAGTGGTGCTATCAGCGCTTTAACTTCAGGTGTTTTATTTGATGTAATTCGGTTAGACGGGCAAGCACTTAGCTACAAAAATTTAGGTCAGGATGAACAAGGTGCAGGCTGGAATACATTAAATAGTGTATTCTGGAATACTTTTGCCGGAAGAGTGGATTGTTACAAACCACCTACCGCAGAAAACTATGCTTTTGGTACCTGGGCTCAGTTTCAAGGCGATGGTTATTGGTCGGAGTCTAATAATTGGATTACACCGAGAAGTTTCTTTTATGCCCAGCTTCAACAAAGACTGCATAAAGATATTGATAAACAAGCTATCTTATTGCCCATAGAGAGTGAAGCAAGTAGTAGCCCCACAGCTGCTGAAGCCGCTAAATTAACAGCTGAAAGTTATAAACCGGCGATTACTATCTCTGATTGGATTAATCATATTACCGCCACCTATCCAATATCATTGAACAATAATAATGCGAAGACTATTGATGCGATTGGCATAGAAAAACAAGTAGTTGTTGCTAAAGCACCACCAATGGTCTTGTTAAATGGTTGGCTTACGCGTGGCGGAAAAATTTTAACGGGCAAACGTGATTATGCGCCATGGTGGAATGGGTCCTTGAAGCCGGATTGGATAAAGAATGCTGTTCCAGCCATCACCCGATTTGTTCCCGGAAGAATTGGTACTGGTTTTACGGATGATTTGGATTCAGTGACCTATAGGATGAAAAAGAATAATATAGAGGTAATGGAACAAAATTATGCCCTATGGTACGATCGCAGAAGAGATGATCATGAACGTATTCGTAGAATTGATGGGGATGTATGGGCGCCATTTTATGAATTGCCATTTGCCAGAACAGGTATTGGCACTGCTTGGGACGGACTAAGCAAATATGATTTGACGAAGTATAATAAATGGTATTGGAGCAGGTTGAAACAGTTTGCCGATTTAGCTGACGAAAAAGGATTGGTACTTATTCATCACAATTATTTTCAGCACAATATTATTGAAGCGGGCGCACACTATGTAGATTTCCCTTGGAGACCTGTCAACAATATTAATAATACAGGATTTCCGGAACCCATACATTTTGCAGGAGATAAACGATTGTTTATGGCTGATCAGTTTTATAATGTAAACAATCCAATAAGAAGAAGATTGCATCAGGCGTTTATCGATCAGTGTTTGAATAACTTTAAAGATAATTCTGGTGTTATTCAATTTATATGTGAGGAATATACGGGCCCTCTAAGCTTTGTTCAATTTTGGTTAAATACTATCCTGGAATGGGAAAAGAAAACGGGGCATAATGAAACAATTGGCCTAAGCACGACAAAGGATGTGCAAGATGGTATTTTGGCCGATAGTAAACTTGCCAAAGCCATTAGTGTAATAGATATCCGATATTGGTATTATCAGGCAAACGGAACAACATATGCGCCCTTGGGCGGTAAGAGTTTGGCCCCAAGACAGTGGGCAAGACAACTTAAGCCCAAAGCCACTTCTTTTGAACAGGTATACAGAGCTGTAAGAGAATACAAGGATAAGTATCCTTCTAAGGCTGTCATGTATTCAGCGGAAGGTTATGATAATTATGGTTGGGCTTCTTTTATCGCTGGTGGCTCATTAGCGCCATTACCTAAAGCATTGCCTGTGGAATTTCTTACAGATGCTGCCCAAATGCATCCTATAGATATATCAGATAAGGCAACGAATCAATGGGCTTTGGGAGGGAAAAATGGGGTGATTGTTTATAGTGAAGGCAATGAATCTATCTCCGTTAATTTAAAGAATGCAAAAGGTACTTATTCTTTGAAATGGATAAACCCTGAAACGGGCATGCAAATTGGAAATACAAAAGATCTCCAAAACGTTAGTGCCGTGAATGTAAAGTGTGATGCGAATACTTCTGGGCCTATTGTAATGTGGTTATGCAAGAGTAAATAA
- a CDS encoding RagB/SusD family nutrient uptake outer membrane protein: MKNKIFFLLLSVGLLVSTGCSKKFLENTKDYTQYGEPQVFSNETLAGQYIAQIYQEFFGAYNNPLQQVVGLYNTNRSNMTEELGGTIINYTNPTITLQTVTDADGYYGVSTSGSANNPYTRIRYCNNIIEKMDEPITDNLSASFRASAKGQMYFLRAWQYFDLVRVYGGVPIVTTVQNNSTTDPSIQVPRAKSSECFAQIVKDLDSAAALLPMSWASASTDYGRLTAAGALAMKSRVLLTAASPLFNTDWDNPGDPKWQAALQASLDAETKLTAAGYGLYGSSAKDWASMTTQGNSKFNKEALIVFQFSNTITSSIGFGNSWENSLRPKDYGGNGNGISATKEMLDLFPMANGSRPTVANGYVDTFFFANRDPRFYRTFEFSGEKWSIKGNANKTTWFYRWKPSATGKVSYYGNNQTNSPAIVRKMSDPNADSTGFAFSNTNIFEYRYAELILNIAECYAATGDINDAVTYLGKIRARVGIPSTNNYGIGTPATKYEALNDCLYERQVELAYEGKRFWDVQRWMLYDNTPKSGNSVQKLGLTPLNGTHRNGYYWQAKNYTSTDPLTDSIRNSILIDPDASTTNFNAQIAALENVYRNNFVMTPLDQAWDQVSGTPVDILFRPNYYLSGLNSSVLSIDPWITQTEGWLDYSGGAGTFDYQQ, encoded by the coding sequence ATGAAAAATAAAATATTCTTTTTACTGCTATCAGTAGGCCTGCTTGTCTCAACGGGCTGTAGTAAAAAATTTCTGGAAAACACAAAGGATTATACCCAATATGGAGAGCCGCAGGTTTTTTCCAATGAAACATTAGCAGGACAGTATATCGCCCAAATATATCAAGAATTCTTTGGAGCATATAATAATCCGTTGCAACAAGTAGTTGGGTTATATAACACAAACAGGTCTAATATGACAGAAGAGTTGGGCGGTACAATTATAAATTATACCAACCCTACCATTACGTTGCAAACAGTAACAGACGCAGATGGATACTATGGTGTTAGTACATCTGGTTCTGCAAATAATCCATACACACGCATTCGCTATTGCAACAACATCATAGAAAAAATGGATGAACCTATTACAGATAATCTATCTGCATCCTTTCGTGCATCGGCAAAAGGTCAGATGTATTTCTTGAGGGCCTGGCAATATTTTGATTTGGTAAGAGTATATGGCGGCGTTCCAATTGTAACGACTGTACAAAATAATAGCACAACAGATCCATCTATACAAGTACCACGTGCTAAATCATCAGAATGTTTTGCGCAAATAGTGAAGGACTTGGACTCGGCAGCAGCACTCCTTCCTATGAGTTGGGCATCCGCTAGTACAGATTATGGGAGACTCACAGCTGCTGGCGCATTGGCAATGAAAAGTCGCGTGCTTTTAACAGCAGCAAGTCCTTTGTTTAATACAGATTGGGACAATCCGGGTGACCCAAAATGGCAAGCTGCTTTACAAGCTAGTTTAGATGCGGAAACAAAGTTAACAGCCGCAGGTTATGGTTTATACGGATCAAGTGCAAAAGACTGGGCTTCAATGACGACGCAAGGAAATTCTAAATTTAATAAAGAAGCTCTAATTGTATTTCAATTTAGTAATACTATTACTTCTTCTATAGGCTTTGGCAATTCTTGGGAAAATTCATTGAGGCCAAAAGATTATGGTGGCAACGGAAATGGTATTTCTGCAACAAAAGAAATGCTTGATTTATTTCCAATGGCCAATGGCTCGCGCCCAACTGTCGCAAACGGATATGTAGATACATTCTTCTTTGCGAACAGAGATCCGAGATTTTACAGAACTTTTGAATTTTCAGGGGAAAAATGGAGTATTAAGGGAAATGCTAATAAAACTACCTGGTTTTACAGATGGAAACCAAGTGCTACTGGTAAGGTAAGTTATTATGGTAATAACCAAACCAATAGTCCTGCCATTGTTAGGAAAATGTCGGATCCCAATGCCGACAGTACCGGCTTTGCTTTTTCTAACACAAATATTTTTGAATATCGTTATGCTGAATTGATATTAAACATTGCAGAATGCTATGCAGCAACAGGAGATATTAATGATGCAGTCACCTATTTGGGCAAAATACGTGCAAGAGTTGGTATTCCTTCTACAAATAATTATGGAATAGGTACACCGGCTACTAAATATGAAGCTCTCAATGATTGTTTATATGAACGCCAAGTAGAATTGGCTTATGAAGGAAAACGTTTCTGGGATGTGCAACGTTGGATGCTCTATGATAATACGCCAAAAAGTGGGAACTCTGTACAAAAATTGGGACTTACACCACTCAATGGAACGCATCGTAACGGCTATTATTGGCAAGCAAAAAATTACACTAGTACTGATCCGTTAACCGATTCAATTAGAAATAGTATCCTCATTGATCCGGATGCTTCTACTACTAATTTTAATGCGCAAATCGCTGCATTAGAAAATGTGTATAGAAATAATTTTGTCATGACTCCATTGGATCAGGCTTGGGATCAAGTAAGTGGTACGCCTGTTGATATATTGTTCCGTCCTAATTATTATTTGTCTGGTCTTAATTCCTCCGTTCTAAGTATTGATCCTTGGATTACACAAACCGAAGGCTGGTTAGATTATTCTGGAGGGGCAGGTACATTTGATTATCAACAATAA
- a CDS encoding glycoside hydrolase family 140 protein — translation MLKNKEIVAVLLSISFSFGCNPKPKAEMGYLKVSENHRFFETGNKQPFFWQGDTGWLLFSKLNHNEAKFYLDDRQKKGFNVIQVMVVHSLSEVDAYGDSAIIDHNLSRPNLKIRQNENGSYWQNIDYVIDLAAKKNIYIALVPVWGSIVKSGKVSLQQAKAYASFLAERYKGKPNVIWMNGGDIPGSDSTDIWQTIGETIHEISPKQLITFHPRGRTQSSTWFQNADWLSFNCFQSGHRRYDQDTSAGELHYGEDNFKYVQMDYLKKPTKPTLDAEPSYEDIPQGLHDTLQPRWQAKDVRRYAYWSVFAGACGFTYGDNSVMQFHDSSESTGAYGARKDWRLALEDSGAAQMIYLKKLMLSHSYFDRVPDQGIVVDQGEKYNRIMATSGKDYVFVYDYSGRSFSLNLKSFNWKNLKIGWYNPRNGDIQGTHAAKNTGIMQFNPPMDMHIAEGKDWVLIIDGM, via the coding sequence ATGCTAAAAAATAAAGAAATAGTTGCTGTTTTATTGAGCATTTCTTTTTCCTTTGGTTGTAACCCAAAACCTAAAGCGGAGATGGGCTACTTAAAGGTTTCAGAGAATCATCGATTCTTCGAGACCGGAAATAAACAACCCTTTTTCTGGCAGGGAGATACGGGCTGGCTTTTGTTTAGCAAGCTTAACCATAATGAAGCGAAATTTTATTTAGACGATAGACAGAAGAAAGGATTCAACGTTATACAAGTAATGGTTGTTCATAGCTTAAGTGAAGTAGACGCCTATGGAGACTCGGCAATAATAGATCATAATTTAAGTAGACCGAATCTAAAAATCCGGCAAAATGAAAACGGCAGTTATTGGCAAAATATAGATTATGTGATTGATTTAGCTGCAAAGAAGAATATTTACATTGCTTTAGTGCCTGTATGGGGATCTATTGTAAAATCCGGGAAAGTGTCTCTTCAACAAGCGAAAGCTTATGCAAGTTTTTTAGCTGAAAGATATAAAGGTAAGCCGAACGTTATTTGGATGAATGGAGGTGACATTCCGGGAAGCGATTCGACTGATATCTGGCAGACAATAGGGGAGACAATTCATGAGATTTCTCCTAAACAATTGATTACTTTTCATCCACGTGGAAGGACACAATCTTCAACCTGGTTTCAAAATGCTGACTGGTTAAGTTTCAATTGTTTTCAGTCGGGTCATAGAAGGTATGATCAAGATACATCTGCAGGTGAATTACATTATGGTGAAGATAATTTTAAGTATGTGCAAATGGATTATTTGAAAAAACCGACTAAGCCAACTTTAGATGCGGAGCCGTCTTATGAGGATATTCCACAAGGTTTGCACGATACACTCCAACCAAGATGGCAGGCAAAAGATGTTAGGCGATACGCCTATTGGTCTGTCTTTGCTGGAGCCTGTGGTTTTACTTATGGTGATAATTCTGTTATGCAATTTCATGATTCTTCTGAAAGCACCGGTGCTTATGGTGCCAGAAAAGATTGGCGTTTAGCGCTCGAAGATTCGGGTGCAGCTCAGATGATCTATTTAAAGAAGCTTATGCTAAGTCATTCCTATTTTGATAGAGTGCCAGACCAGGGTATCGTGGTTGATCAGGGTGAAAAATACAACCGTATCATGGCAACAAGCGGAAAGGATTATGTGTTTGTATATGATTATAGTGGAAGAAGCTTCTCGCTTAATTTAAAAAGCTTTAATTGGAAAAACTTGAAAATAGGTTGGTACAATCCTCGCAATGGGGATATACAAGGTACGCATGCAGCAAAGAACACAGGCATTATGCAATTTAATCCACCCATGGACATGCATATTGCTGAAGGCAAGGATTGGGTGTTAATTATTGATGGCATGTAG
- a CDS encoding SusC/RagA family TonB-linked outer membrane protein has translation MNIKHLQKISVAVLLVLFSCGVLLAQERTINGIVVDSASGQQLPGAVVSVKGRPSNVAANAEGKFAIKVLPSDSIIVVSFVGYQRAFVNVVGQDFVTVKMNSTDKDLSDIVVVGYGTQSKRDITGSMATVDLKQIADIPAASITELLRGQVPGLHVTGGAQRPGDMATLDVRQQFNYGKDGGSTSPIVVIDDVIQVDPQSGLPSQTALQNLDLSEVASITVVRDAAAAIYGARGSQGAIIVTTKRGSIGAPHLSYSAKFERNNAVSFGKVMNARQFGDYSNKFNSAAGHGTDPKYMFSDSELLSMDTLDYNWLGNAWKPAYAQQHSLDVSGGTEKATYFTGASYYTQGANLGSQNYNRWTYRAGTNVKVLSGLQLGATVAANNSDIAKSFTKINFSDGYAVGGEQNDYSVLLHMPQYIPWIYNVNGVDQYISPPLGINKTGQAKTGSSLSGWNYYALLNNGSQTVTKSFNYNVNFSLTYAVPYIPGLAFKLNYGLSQMSSNTEQDMFPQLLYQDANIVNADSHLFSELGSTDSKWKSYLNTSGSRVTYDNTTSKNEQSNFFVTYDKQIGDHSISAMASVEKATNTSDDRFQIYTSPDPATYNGTSVSAGTIDAGNTYTNRFAGGSLSYLGRLNYNYKSKYLFQFIFRTDASTIFAPQNYWGYFPAASAGWVISDEKFFKDHISWINFLKIRADVGLTGNSNIKPWHWLQTYNAYPNKGFGFGSNGGVYVNGLVPGVTPNADVKWDRTLQRNFGLDMSFLNSRLSVTFDQYFNSGRNLLQAMAGALNTPISVGGAFAEQNYTNINSWGSELSIGWRDHVGDFTYAVGINTGTSNYKVLKYLDQPFAYPSIATTRMAVGNEGITPVWGFETWKQTSGHDGILRTDADINNYWNYLSENAANSGIAGAAPNFMGITSESGLKKGMLVYKDVAGPLNANNKTIAGPDGTITQDQDYVKLKKSNRTYGFTSNINLGWKGISLITQISVGWGGTRRLDYIKQGTSSSNATWSQPIYLTDMYDSATNPNGKYPNIYYYDAFGGTNSDFFMLPTFSAVIRSLSIGYTLPVALVKKAGIQSVRVFLAGNNLWYLNNPYPDKYRNMYDAPNVGYPTLRTWALGLNVGF, from the coding sequence ATGAACATCAAACATTTACAAAAAATATCGGTCGCAGTGCTTCTGGTATTATTTTCCTGCGGCGTGCTGCTCGCACAGGAAAGAACGATTAATGGTATTGTAGTTGACAGTGCCAGCGGTCAGCAACTTCCCGGAGCTGTTGTTAGTGTTAAGGGGAGGCCTAGTAATGTTGCCGCAAATGCGGAGGGCAAATTCGCTATAAAGGTTTTGCCATCAGATTCAATAATTGTTGTATCGTTTGTAGGTTATCAAAGAGCTTTTGTGAATGTTGTTGGACAGGACTTTGTAACTGTAAAAATGAATTCGACTGATAAAGATTTATCTGATATTGTAGTTGTAGGTTATGGTACACAAAGCAAAAGAGATATTACCGGATCGATGGCAACGGTTGATTTAAAACAAATCGCCGATATCCCTGCTGCTTCAATTACAGAATTATTAAGAGGACAAGTACCTGGATTGCATGTAACAGGGGGTGCCCAAAGACCAGGAGACATGGCGACATTAGACGTCAGGCAACAATTTAATTATGGAAAAGACGGAGGTTCAACTTCTCCAATTGTTGTTATTGATGATGTTATTCAAGTTGATCCACAATCAGGTTTACCATCGCAAACTGCGCTTCAAAACTTAGATTTGTCCGAAGTCGCAAGTATTACGGTAGTTCGTGATGCTGCAGCGGCTATTTATGGAGCACGCGGCTCTCAAGGTGCTATAATAGTAACCACAAAGAGAGGAAGTATTGGTGCACCGCATCTTTCTTATAGTGCTAAGTTTGAAAGGAACAATGCGGTAAGCTTTGGAAAGGTAATGAATGCAAGACAGTTTGGCGATTATTCCAATAAGTTTAATAGCGCAGCTGGCCATGGAACAGACCCCAAATATATGTTTTCAGATTCCGAATTGTTAAGTATGGATACGCTAGATTATAATTGGTTGGGAAATGCTTGGAAGCCAGCTTATGCCCAGCAACATTCTTTAGATGTAAGTGGTGGTACAGAAAAAGCTACTTATTTTACTGGAGCTTCTTATTACACACAGGGAGCTAATTTAGGGTCACAAAATTATAATCGTTGGACATACAGGGCTGGAACGAACGTGAAAGTATTAAGTGGGTTACAATTGGGCGCCACAGTAGCGGCAAACAATTCGGATATTGCAAAATCATTTACTAAAATTAATTTTAGCGATGGCTATGCAGTTGGCGGTGAACAAAATGACTATAGTGTATTATTGCATATGCCTCAATATATTCCTTGGATATATAATGTTAATGGCGTAGATCAATATATTTCACCACCCTTAGGTATAAATAAAACAGGACAGGCAAAAACAGGCAGTTCCTTAAGTGGTTGGAATTATTATGCATTATTAAACAATGGCTCGCAAACAGTTACCAAGAGTTTCAATTATAATGTCAATTTCTCATTAACCTATGCTGTGCCTTACATACCAGGTTTAGCGTTTAAATTAAATTATGGGTTATCTCAAATGTCATCTAATACAGAACAAGATATGTTCCCCCAATTATTATATCAAGATGCTAATATCGTGAATGCTGATTCCCATCTGTTTTCAGAATTAGGTTCTACCGATTCCAAATGGAAGTCTTATTTGAATACATCAGGCTCGCGGGTTACCTATGATAACACAACATCAAAAAACGAACAGTCCAACTTCTTTGTTACTTATGATAAGCAAATTGGAGATCATAGTATTTCTGCAATGGCTTCCGTTGAAAAAGCAACAAATACTTCAGATGATAGATTTCAGATATATACTAGTCCCGACCCCGCTACCTATAATGGTACTTCGGTGTCAGCGGGAACTATAGATGCTGGTAATACTTACACTAATCGTTTTGCAGGAGGGTCTTTATCCTATCTTGGTCGTTTAAACTATAACTATAAAAGTAAATACCTTTTTCAGTTCATTTTCCGTACAGATGCGAGCACTATTTTTGCTCCGCAAAACTATTGGGGCTACTTCCCGGCTGCTTCTGCCGGTTGGGTAATTTCTGACGAAAAGTTCTTTAAGGACCATATTTCTTGGATTAACTTTTTGAAAATACGTGCGGATGTAGGTCTTACGGGTAATAGTAATATAAAACCTTGGCATTGGCTACAAACATATAATGCCTATCCTAATAAAGGTTTTGGCTTTGGCAGTAATGGTGGTGTATATGTTAATGGGCTTGTTCCAGGCGTTACGCCCAATGCTGATGTAAAATGGGATCGTACTTTACAAAGGAACTTTGGATTAGATATGTCCTTTTTAAACAGTCGGCTTTCAGTGACATTTGACCAATATTTTAATTCAGGTAGAAATCTGTTACAGGCTATGGCAGGTGCGCTTAATACGCCAATATCAGTAGGAGGTGCTTTTGCTGAGCAAAACTATACGAATATCAATTCTTGGGGTTCCGAGCTTTCCATTGGCTGGAGAGACCATGTTGGGGATTTTACTTACGCTGTGGGCATTAATACCGGAACAAGTAATTATAAAGTGCTGAAATATTTAGATCAACCATTTGCCTATCCTTCGATTGCAACAACCAGAATGGCTGTTGGTAATGAGGGAATTACGCCAGTGTGGGGATTTGAAACTTGGAAACAAACTTCTGGCCATGACGGAATATTACGCACCGATGCTGATATAAACAATTATTGGAATTATTTATCAGAAAATGCTGCGAACTCTGGTATAGCAGGTGCTGCACCCAATTTTATGGGAATTACATCTGAATCTGGTTTGAAAAAAGGTATGTTGGTATATAAGGATGTTGCAGGCCCATTGAATGCTAATAATAAAACAATTGCAGGCCCGGATGGAACTATTACGCAGGATCAAGATTATGTGAAATTAAAAAAATCAAATAGAACTTATGGCTTTACTAGTAATATAAACTTAGGTTGGAAAGGTATTTCATTGATTACGCAAATTTCTGTAGGTTGGGGTGGTACGCGACGTTTAGATTATATAAAGCAAGGTACATCCAGTTCAAATGCTACTTGGTCTCAGCCTATATATTTGACTGATATGTATGATTCCGCAACCAATCCAAATGGAAAATATCCAAACATATATTATTACGATGCTTTTGGAGGTACCAATTCAGATTTCTTTATGTTGCCAACATTCAGTGCTGTTATACGGAGTCTAAGTATAGGTTATACACTTCCAGTAGCTCTTGTAAAGAAAGCAGGTATTCAAAGTGTAAGGGTATTCCTCGCAGGAAATAATCTTTGGTATCTAAATAATCCATATCCGGATAAATATCGCAATATGTATGATGCGCCAAATGTAGGTTATCCCACATTGCGGACTTGGGCTTTGGGGCTTAATGTAGGGTTTTAA
- a CDS encoding glycoside hydrolase family 43 protein — protein MNKIFIIKRGSNAARKGVFSLRQVCFFLCFLFFFPVFSCSNSAYLYTSFHEPANQGLRLLYSKDAYHWKDFGHIFLKPEVGEKKIMRDASILQGTDKIFRLVWTSSWKGEKSFGYASSKDLIHWSKEQEIPVMEDEPTAVNVWAPELFYDAIKKQYIIVWASTIPFRFAKGEEDEYNNHRLYYTTTKDFVSFSKEKLFFDPGFSCIDAQIVQQNQTHYVLVFKDNTRPNRDLKVAFASNPLGPYHNVSKAFTLGYSEGPSTIKVGKDYLIYYDWYSKKIFGAAKTKDFKTFTDITDKISIPLGHKHGTIIKVKKRIIRNILHELSKEKD, from the coding sequence TTGAATAAAATATTTATAATAAAAAGAGGTTCAAATGCAGCCCGGAAAGGAGTTTTCTCTTTGAGGCAGGTCTGTTTTTTTCTTTGTTTCCTTTTCTTCTTCCCTGTCTTTTCTTGCTCTAATTCGGCTTATTTATACACCTCCTTTCATGAGCCGGCTAATCAAGGATTGAGGTTATTATATAGCAAAGACGCTTATCACTGGAAAGATTTTGGACATATCTTTTTAAAGCCGGAGGTGGGAGAAAAGAAGATTATGCGTGATGCGTCTATTTTACAGGGAACTGATAAGATTTTTCGCTTGGTCTGGACATCTTCCTGGAAAGGTGAAAAAAGCTTTGGCTATGCGAGTTCGAAAGATTTAATCCATTGGTCAAAGGAGCAAGAGATTCCTGTAATGGAAGATGAGCCAACAGCAGTCAACGTTTGGGCACCCGAGTTATTTTATGATGCTATTAAAAAGCAATATATTATTGTTTGGGCATCTACCATCCCTTTTAGATTCGCGAAAGGCGAAGAAGATGAATATAACAATCATCGACTATATTATACAACGACTAAAGATTTTGTAAGTTTCTCAAAAGAAAAATTATTCTTTGACCCCGGGTTTAGTTGCATAGATGCGCAGATTGTACAACAAAATCAAACACATTATGTGTTGGTATTTAAAGACAATACAAGGCCTAACAGAGATTTAAAAGTAGCTTTTGCCAGTAACCCGCTGGGACCATATCACAATGTTTCCAAGGCTTTTACATTGGGCTATTCGGAGGGGCCCTCAACGATTAAAGTAGGTAAAGACTACTTGATTTATTACGATTGGTATAGCAAGAAAATATTTGGCGCCGCAAAGACCAAGGATTTTAAAACATTTACGGATATAACAGATAAAATCAGTATTCCCTTAGGACATAAACATGGAACAATTATAAAAGTCAAAAAGAGAATTATTAGAAATATATTACATGAATTATCAAAAGAGAAAGATTAA